In one window of Balaenoptera musculus isolate JJ_BM4_2016_0621 chromosome 10, mBalMus1.pri.v3, whole genome shotgun sequence DNA:
- the MBD6 gene encoding methyl-CpG-binding domain protein 6 has product MNGGNESSGADRAGGPVATSVPIGWQRCVREGAVLYISPSGTELSSLEQTRSYLLSDGTCKCGLECPLNVPKVFNFDPLAPVTPGGAGVGPASEEDMTKLCNHRRKAVAMATLYRSMETTCSHSSPGEGASPQMFHTVSPGPPSARPPCRVPPTTPLNGAPGSLPPEPPSVPQAFPSLAGPGGLFPQPRLPDPVPSGGSSSPCFLPRGNAPSPAPPPPPAISLNAPSYSWGAALRSSLVPPDLGSPPAPHASSSPPSDPPLFHCSDALTPPPLPPSNNLPGPPGPPGPATQPPVSSATMHLPLVLGPLGGAPTVEGPGAPPFLASSLLSAAAKAQHPPLPPPSTLQGRRPRAQAPSASHSSSSPRPSRPSQRRPRRPPTVLRLLEGGGPQAPRRSRPRAPAPAPQPFPLPEPSQPILPSVLSLLGLPTPGPPNSDGSFNLLGSDAHLPPPPTLSSGSPPQPRHPIPPSLPGTTSGSLSSVPGAPAPPAASKAPLVPSPVLQSPSEALGMGSGPACPLPPLAGGEAFPFPSPEQGLALSGAGFPGMLGTLPLPLSLGQPPPSPLLSHSLFGVLAGGGGQPPPEPMLPPPGGPGPPLAPGEPEGPSLLVASLLPPPPSDLLPPPSAPPSNLLASFLPLLALGPTAGDGEGSAEGAGGPSGETFSGLGDLPPLLFPPLSAPPTLIALNSALLAASLDPPSGAPPQPCVLSAPQPGPPTSSVTTATTDPGASSLGKAPSNSGRPPQLLSPLLSASLLGDLSSLTSSPGTLPSLLQPPGPLLSGQLGLQLLPVGGAPPPLSEASSPLACLLQSLQIPPEQPEAPCLPPESPTSALEPEPARPPLSALAPPHSSPDPPVPELLTGRGSGKRGRRGGGGLRGINGEARPGRGRKPGSRREPGRLALKWGARGGFNGQMERSPRRTHHWQHNGELAEGGAEPKDPSPSGPHSEDLKVPPGVVRKSRRGRRRKYNPTRNSNSSRQDITLDPSLTTRAAVPLPPRARPGRPAKNKRRKLAP; this is encoded by the exons CCCAAGTGGCACAGAGCTGTCTTCCTTGGAGCAAACCCGGAGCTACCTCCTCAGCGATGGGACCTGCAAGTGCGGTCTGGAGTGTCCACTCAATGTCCCCAAG GTTTTCAACTTTGACCCTTTGGCCCCGGTGACcccgggtggggctggggtggggccagCATCAGAGGAGGACATGACCAAGCTGTGCAACCACCGGCGGAAAGCCGTTGCCATGGCAACTCTGTACCGCAGCATGGAGACCACCTGCTCACACTCTTCTCCTG GAGAGGGAGCGAGCCCCCAAATGTTCCacactgtgtccccagggcctccCTCTGCCCGCCCTCCCTGTCGAGTTCCTCCTACAACTCCGCTTAATGGGGCTCCTGGCTCCCTTCCCCCAGAACCACCTTCAGTTCCACAGGCTTTCCCCTCTCTAGCAGGCCCTGGGGGGCTCTTCCCACAGCCAAGGCTTCCTGACCCAGTCCCCTCCGGAGGCAGCAGCAGCCCTTGTTTCCTGCCAAGGGGCAATGCTCCCtctccagctccacctcctccacctgctATCAGCCTCAATGCCCCCTCATATAGCTGGGGAGCTGCTCTCCGATCCAGCCTGGTGCCCCCTGACTTGGGCTCTCCTCCAGCCCCCCATGCCTCCTCCTCACCACCTTCTGACCCTCCTCTCTTCCACTGTAGTGATGCCTtaacaccccctcccctgcccccaagcaATAATCTCCCTGGTCCCCCTGGCCCCCCTGGTCCTGCCACTCAGCCACCAGTGTCTTCAGCCACTATGCACCTGCCCCTGGTCCTGGGGCCCCTAGGAGGGGCCCCCACGGTGGAGGGGCCCGGGGCACCCCCCTTCCTTGCTAGCAGCCTACTCTCTGCAGCGGCCAAGGCACagcacccccccctcccccctcccagcacTTTACAGGGCCGAAGGCCCCGTGCCCAGGCACCCTCAGCTTCCCACTCCTCATCATCGCCCCGTCCCTCCCGTCCCTCTCAGCGTCGTCCCCGCCGCCCCCCAACTGTACTGCGATTGCTAGAAGGGGGAGGCCCTCAAGCCCCTAGACGGAGCCGCCCTCGGGCCCCCGCTCCCGCCCCACAACCTTTTCCTCTCCCTGAGCCCTCCCAACCGATTCTCCCTTCTGTGCTGTCCCTGCTGGgactccccacccctggccctcCCAACTCTGATGGAAGCTTTAACCTTTTGGGGTCAGACGCacaccttcctcctcccccaaccctctcctCAGGgagccctccccagcccaggcaccCCATCCCGCCCTCCCTGCCTGGGACCACCAGTGGCAGCCTCAGCAGTGTGCCAG GTGCCCCTGCCCCACCAGCTGCCTCCAAAGCCCCCCTAGTCCCTAGCCCTGTGCTTCAAAGCCCATCCGAAGCGCTCGGGATGGGGTCGGGCCCAGCCTGCCCTCTGCCTCCCCTGGCTGGTGGGGAGGCTTTCCCGTTCCCCAGCCCCGAGCAGGGCCTGGCGCTGAGTGGAGCCGGCTTCCCGGGGATGCTAGGGACCTTGCCTCTCCCTCTGAGTCTGGGGCAACCTCCGCCTTCTCCATTGCTCAGCCACAGTTTATTTGGCGtgctggctgggggagggggacaacCTCCCCCTGAGCCCATGCTACCCCCACCAGGGGGGCCTGGCCCTCCCCTAGCCCCAGGCGAGCCCGAAGGGCCTTCGCTTTTGGTGGCTTCCCTGCTTCCACCACCCCCCTCAGACCTTCTTCCACCCCCTTCCGCACCCCCTAGCAACCTCCttgcctccttcctgcccctgtTGGCCCTGGGCCCCACagctggggatggagagggatCTGCAGAGGGAGCCGGGGGTCCAAGTGGGGAGACATTTTCAGGTTTGGGAGACCTGCCCCCCTTGCTGTTCCCCCCCCTTTCAGCCCCCCCCACCCTCATAGCTTTAAATTCTGCGCTGCTGGCTGCCAGCCTGGATCCCCCGTCGGGGGCGCCCCCCCAG CCCTGTGTCCTGAGTGCCCCCCAACCTGGACCACCTACCTCCAGTGTCACCACGGCAACTACTGACCCGGGGGCCTCCTCTCTGGGCAAGGCCCCCTCCAACTCAGGGAGACCCCCCCAACTCCTTAGCCCTCTGCTGAGTGCCAGCCTGCTGG GTGACCTGTCTTCGCTGACCAGCAGCCCTGGAACCCTCCCCAGTCTGCTGCAGCCTCCTGGCCCTCTTCTCTCTGGCCAGTTGGGGCTGCAGCTCCTCCCTGTGGGGGGAGCTCCTCCACCCCTCTCAGAGGCTTCTAGCCCCCTAGCCTGCCTGCTACAGAGTCTCCAG ATCCCTCCAGAGCAGCCAGAAGCCCCCTGTCTGCCCCCTGAGAGCCCCACCTCAGCCCTTGAACCGGAGCCTGCCCGGCCTCCCCTCAGTGCCTTAGCCCCACCCCACAGTTCTCCCGACCCCCCAGTCCCTGAGCTGCTCACTGGGAGGGGGTCAGGGAAACGGGgccggaggggaggagggggacttAGGGGCATTAATGGTGAGGCCAGGCCAGGCCGGGGCCGAAAGCCTGGCAGCCGGCGGGAGCCTGGCCGACTGGCCCTCAAGTGGGGGGCACGTGGTGGCTTCAATGGACAAATGGAACGGTCCCCAAGAAGGACCCACCACTGGCAGCATAATGGGGAGCTGGCTGAAGGGGGTGCTGAGCCCAAGGATCCATCCCCTTCTGGGCCCCATTCTGAGGACCTTAAG GTGCCCCCAGGGGTAGTCAGAAAGTCTCGTCGTGGCCGGAGGAGAAAATACAA CCCCACCCGGAACAGCAACAGCTCCCGCCAAGACATTACCTTGGACCCCAGCCTCACAACCCGC GCGGCTGTCCCTCTGCCTCCCCGGGCCCGCCCTGGCCGTCCTGCCAAAAACAAGAGGAGGAAACTGGCCCCATAG